The proteins below come from a single Streptomyces spongiicola genomic window:
- a CDS encoding uridine kinase, whose protein sequence is MTLDTNRTSGGSHARVNASHWCPVSSQPPPTRVVLLSGPSGSGKSSLAARSGLPVLRLDDFYKEGDDPSLPLMAGTAAVDWDSPASWDADAAVRAVAELCRTGRTTVPVYDIATSSRTGRETVDISRTPLFVAEGIFAADIVDRCRELGLLADALCLRGRPSTTFRRRLVRDLREGRKSVPFLLRRGWRLMRAERGIVARQAALGAHPCAADEALVRLATATLGNCRVPAGETV, encoded by the coding sequence GTGACGCTCGATACCAACCGGACCTCCGGGGGATCCCACGCACGGGTCAATGCCTCACACTGGTGTCCCGTGAGTTCCCAACCCCCGCCGACGCGCGTCGTCCTGCTGTCCGGGCCCTCCGGTTCCGGAAAATCGTCCCTCGCCGCGCGTTCCGGCCTCCCGGTGCTGCGCCTCGACGACTTCTACAAGGAGGGCGACGACCCGAGCCTCCCGCTGATGGCCGGCACCGCGGCCGTCGACTGGGACTCCCCCGCCTCCTGGGACGCCGACGCCGCGGTCCGCGCGGTCGCCGAGCTGTGCCGCACGGGGCGGACGACGGTCCCCGTGTACGACATCGCCACCAGCTCCCGGACCGGCCGCGAGACCGTCGACATCTCCCGCACCCCGCTCTTCGTCGCGGAGGGCATCTTCGCCGCGGACATCGTGGACCGCTGCCGGGAGCTGGGCCTCCTCGCGGACGCCCTGTGCCTGCGCGGACGGCCCTCGACGACCTTCCGCCGCCGCCTGGTGCGGGATCTGCGCGAAGGCCGCAAGTCCGTGCCCTTCCTGCTCCGGCGGGGCTGGCGGCTGATGCGCGCGGAGCGCGGCATCGTCGCGCGCCAGGCGGCGCTCGGCGCCCACCCCTGTGCCGCGGACGAGGCACTCGTCCGCCTCGCCACCGCCACGCTCGGCAACTGCCGCGTGCCCGCCGGGGAGACGGTGTAG
- a CDS encoding aldehyde dehydrogenase family protein, translating into MSEPTRLSVFKTYKLYVGGRFPRSESGRVYEVTRATSAAGAAGKGKSGVAGEGSGEGEWLANAPLSSRKDARDAVVAARKAFGGWSGATAYNRGQVLYRVAEMLEGRREQFVREVAAAEGLSKSKAGAVVDAAIDRWVWYAGWTDKIGQVAGGANPVAGPYFNLSTPEPTGVVAVLAPQESSLLGLVSVIAPAIATGNTVVAVASERAPLPALSLGEVLATSDLPGGVVNILSGRTAEIAAPLAAHQDVNAIDLSGAGAQLAGELEVAAADNLKRVLRPRAEDWTADPGTDRMTAFLETKTVWHPTGSLGASGSAY; encoded by the coding sequence ATGTCTGAGCCGACGCGTCTGTCCGTCTTCAAGACCTACAAGCTGTACGTCGGGGGCAGGTTCCCCCGCAGCGAGAGCGGCCGGGTGTACGAGGTGACCAGGGCGACATCAGCCGCCGGCGCGGCGGGCAAGGGCAAGAGCGGGGTCGCCGGCGAGGGCTCCGGCGAGGGCGAGTGGCTGGCCAACGCGCCCCTCTCCTCCCGCAAGGACGCCCGGGACGCGGTCGTCGCCGCGCGCAAGGCGTTCGGCGGCTGGTCGGGTGCCACGGCCTACAACCGGGGCCAGGTCCTCTACCGCGTCGCCGAGATGCTGGAGGGCCGCAGGGAGCAGTTCGTCCGCGAGGTGGCCGCCGCCGAGGGACTGTCGAAGTCCAAGGCGGGCGCGGTCGTGGACGCCGCGATCGACCGCTGGGTGTGGTACGCGGGCTGGACGGACAAGATCGGCCAGGTCGCCGGCGGGGCGAACCCGGTAGCGGGCCCGTACTTCAACCTGTCGACGCCCGAGCCGACCGGTGTCGTCGCCGTGCTCGCACCGCAGGAGTCGTCCCTCCTCGGGCTGGTCTCGGTGATCGCCCCCGCGATCGCGACGGGAAACACGGTCGTGGCCGTCGCCTCGGAGCGGGCGCCGCTGCCCGCGCTGTCGCTGGGCGAGGTGCTGGCCACGTCCGACCTTCCCGGCGGGGTGGTCAACATCCTGTCCGGCCGCACGGCGGAGATCGCCGCCCCGCTGGCCGCGCACCAGGACGTCAACGCGATCGACCTCTCCGGGGCCGGGGCGCAGCTCGCCGGGGAGTTGGAGGTCGCCGCGGCGGACAACCTCAAGCGGGTGCTGCGGCCCCGCGCGGAGGACTGGACGGCCGATCCCGGCACGGACCGGATGACGGCCTTCCTGGAGACCAAGACGGTCTGGCACCCGACGGGTTCACTGGGGGCTTCCGGCTCCGCCTACTGA
- a CDS encoding aldehyde dehydrogenase family protein, whose amino-acid sequence MDKLSAFEYAPAPESRSVVDIAPSYGLFIDGEFTDAADGRVFKTVSPSTEEVLSEVARAGAEDVDRAVGAARRAFAKWSALPGSERAKYLFRIARIIQERSREFAVLETLDNGKPIRETRDADLPLVAAHFFYYAGWADKLGHAGYGPEPRPLGVAGQVIPWNFPLLMLAWKIAPALATGNTVVLKPAETTPLSALFFADVCRRAGLPKGVVNIVPGYGDAGAALVAHPDVNKVAFTGSTAVGKAIAREVAGTDKKLTLELGGKGANIVFDDAPLDQAVEGIVGGIFFNQGQVCCAGSRLLVQESVHDELLDSLKRRLSTLRLGDPLDKNTDIGAINSAEQLARITALAETGEAEGAERWTAPCELPSAGYWFAPTLFTNVTQAHTVARDEIFGPVLSVLTFRTPDEAVAKANNSQYGLSAGIWTEKGSRILAVANRLRAGVVWANTFNKFDPTSPFGGYKESGFGREGGRHGLEAYLDV is encoded by the coding sequence ATGGACAAGCTTTCGGCGTTCGAGTACGCACCCGCGCCCGAGTCGCGGTCGGTCGTCGACATCGCCCCGTCGTACGGGCTCTTCATCGACGGCGAGTTCACCGACGCCGCCGACGGCAGGGTCTTCAAGACCGTCTCGCCCTCCACCGAGGAGGTCCTGTCCGAGGTCGCCCGGGCGGGCGCCGAGGACGTCGACCGCGCGGTGGGGGCGGCGCGCAGGGCGTTCGCGAAGTGGTCCGCGCTGCCGGGCTCCGAGCGCGCCAAGTACCTCTTCCGCATCGCCCGGATCATCCAGGAGCGCTCGCGCGAGTTCGCCGTCCTGGAGACGCTGGACAACGGCAAGCCGATCAGGGAGACCCGCGACGCCGACCTCCCGCTGGTCGCGGCGCACTTCTTCTACTACGCGGGCTGGGCGGACAAGCTCGGCCACGCGGGGTACGGGCCCGAGCCGCGGCCGCTCGGCGTCGCGGGCCAGGTCATCCCCTGGAACTTCCCGCTGCTGATGCTGGCGTGGAAGATCGCCCCGGCGCTCGCCACCGGCAACACGGTGGTCCTCAAGCCCGCCGAGACCACCCCGCTGTCCGCGCTCTTCTTCGCCGACGTCTGCCGCCGGGCCGGACTGCCCAAGGGCGTCGTCAACATCGTCCCCGGCTACGGCGACGCGGGCGCGGCTCTCGTCGCCCACCCGGACGTGAACAAGGTGGCCTTCACCGGTTCCACCGCGGTGGGCAAGGCCATCGCCCGCGAGGTCGCCGGCACGGACAAGAAGCTCACGCTGGAACTGGGCGGCAAGGGCGCCAACATCGTCTTCGACGACGCCCCCCTCGACCAGGCCGTCGAGGGCATCGTCGGCGGCATCTTCTTCAACCAGGGCCAGGTCTGCTGCGCGGGCTCCCGCCTCCTCGTCCAGGAGTCGGTACACGACGAGCTGCTGGACTCCCTCAAGCGGCGGCTGTCGACCCTGCGCCTCGGGGACCCGCTGGACAAGAACACCGACATCGGCGCCATCAACTCGGCCGAGCAGCTGGCCCGGATCACGGCCCTCGCCGAGACCGGTGAGGCGGAGGGCGCCGAGCGCTGGACGGCCCCGTGCGAACTGCCGTCGGCCGGCTACTGGTTCGCCCCGACGCTGTTCACCAACGTCACCCAGGCCCACACCGTCGCCCGGGACGAGATCTTCGGCCCGGTGCTTTCGGTGCTGACGTTCCGGACCCCGGACGAGGCCGTCGCCAAGGCCAACAACAGCCAGTACGGCCTTTCCGCGGGCATCTGGACGGAGAAGGGCTCGCGCATCCTCGCGGTGGCGAACAGGCTCCGCGCCGGAGTCGTGTGGGCCAACACCTTCAACAAGTTCGACCCGACCTCGCCGTTCGGCGGATACAAGGAGTCGGGCTTCGGCCGCGAGGGCGGCCGCCACGGTCTGGAGGCCTACCTCGATGTCTGA
- the deoC gene encoding deoxyribose-phosphate aldolase, with product MPTIAPAFADVTSSDSALRRFLHGLPGVDPVGLEARAASLGTRSIKTTAKAYAIDLAISMIDLTTLEGADTPGKVRALAAKAVHPDPTDRTTPTTAAVCVYPDMAATAKAALAGTDVKVASVATAFPAGRAALDVKLADTRDAVEAGADEIDMVIDRGAFLAGGYLKVFEEIRAVKEASGPARLKVIFETGELSTYDNIRRASWLGMMAGADFIKTSTGKVAVNATPANTLLMLEAVRDFRAQTGVQVGVKPAGGIRTSKDAVKFLVLVNETAGRDWLDNHWFRFGASSLLNDLLMQRQKLATGRYSGPDYVTVD from the coding sequence ATGCCCACCATTGCACCCGCATTCGCTGACGTGACCTCGTCCGACAGCGCACTGCGCCGCTTCCTGCACGGGCTGCCCGGGGTCGATCCTGTCGGCCTGGAAGCGCGCGCCGCGTCTCTCGGCACCCGCTCGATCAAGACGACGGCCAAGGCCTACGCCATCGACCTGGCCATCTCGATGATCGACCTGACGACGCTCGAAGGCGCGGACACCCCGGGCAAGGTCCGGGCGCTCGCCGCCAAGGCCGTCCATCCCGATCCGACCGACCGCACCACGCCGACGACCGCCGCCGTCTGCGTCTACCCCGACATGGCGGCCACCGCCAAGGCCGCGCTGGCCGGGACGGACGTGAAGGTCGCCTCCGTCGCCACCGCCTTCCCCGCCGGCCGCGCCGCGCTGGACGTCAAGCTCGCGGACACCCGCGACGCCGTCGAGGCCGGGGCCGACGAGATCGACATGGTGATCGACCGCGGTGCCTTCCTCGCGGGCGGCTATCTGAAGGTCTTCGAGGAGATCCGCGCCGTGAAGGAGGCCTCGGGCCCGGCCCGGCTGAAGGTCATCTTCGAGACCGGCGAGCTCTCCACGTACGACAACATCCGCCGCGCCTCCTGGCTCGGCATGATGGCCGGAGCGGACTTCATCAAGACGTCGACCGGCAAGGTCGCCGTCAACGCGACCCCGGCCAACACCCTGCTCATGCTGGAGGCCGTCCGCGACTTCCGGGCGCAGACCGGCGTGCAGGTCGGGGTGAAGCCGGCCGGCGGCATCCGCACCAGCAAGGACGCCGTCAAGTTCCTGGTGCTCGTCAACGAGACCGCGGGCCGGGACTGGCTGGACAACCACTGGTTCCGGTTCGGTGCGTCCAGCCTGCTCAACGACCTGCTGATGCAGCGCCAGAAGCTGGCGACCGGCCGCTACTCCGGCCCCGACTACGTGACGGTGGACTGA
- a CDS encoding PH domain-containing protein, with the protein MDNPQQPTAEPVHADRAYRSLSGIAAGVLLLALTGWIGGDALVRGEGLTPWVAFAGLLVLVPLIVAFTLRPAVFANDDRLRVRNPFRTIVLPWQTVADVRAGYSSEVLTEDGATYQLWAVPVSLRQRKTAARRQSRAAAGRDSDRTRPGGALAGGGAPHVAPGDRTIAELRELSEQAGHRPTAGGERRVRWAYEIAGPVVVGSVALLVLLAVG; encoded by the coding sequence ATGGACAACCCCCAGCAGCCGACCGCCGAGCCGGTCCACGCCGACCGCGCCTACCGTTCGCTTTCCGGTATCGCCGCCGGTGTGCTGCTGCTCGCACTCACCGGCTGGATCGGCGGTGACGCACTCGTCCGCGGCGAGGGGCTGACCCCGTGGGTCGCGTTCGCGGGGCTCCTGGTGCTGGTGCCGCTGATCGTCGCCTTCACGCTGCGGCCCGCGGTCTTCGCCAACGACGACCGGCTCCGCGTCAGGAACCCCTTCCGCACCATCGTCCTGCCCTGGCAGACGGTCGCGGACGTGCGCGCCGGGTACTCCAGCGAGGTCCTCACCGAGGACGGTGCCACGTACCAGCTGTGGGCCGTGCCGGTGTCGCTGCGGCAGCGCAAGACGGCCGCCCGCAGGCAGTCGAGGGCCGCGGCCGGGCGCGATTCCGACCGCACCCGGCCGGGAGGCGCCCTGGCCGGCGGCGGCGCGCCGCACGTGGCGCCCGGTGACCGGACGATCGCCGAACTCAGGGAGCTCTCGGAGCAGGCCGGGCACCGGCCGACCGCCGGAGGAGAACGGCGGGTGCGCTGGGCGTACGAGATCGCCGGCCCGGTCGTGGTGGGATCGGTCGCCCTGCTGGTCCTGCTCGCCGTCGGCTGA
- a CDS encoding mannosyltransferase family protein: protein MPPTATHHATVPASRRGPGSGGGAAPGRQSRLLRALDRAAPALLGYLAVRLTGLLVLARWAHLKGESLWPALAASWDSQWYLGIADRGYHHELGTAPNTSNLAFFPLYPLLVRAVSAVTPGSPASAALAIAVVASLAAAWGVFAVGDRLHGRRTGTVLAVLWGAMPVAVVQWMGYTESLFTALAAWSLYAALTGRWLWAGWLAALAGLTRPTGVAIAAAVAVAGLTAFVRTRGRRALAGALLAPLGWCGYVAWVGLRLGRWDGYFAVQQRWTNVWDGGRATLEELTRHLAYDADPHLLMVLVSVVLVLATGLFLLCLADRQPLVLVVFTGVLLLVVLGSGGVYFPRARFLLPAFPLLLPVALAVARARRAAALLVLGGAVLSSAWLGGHLLLVWQGPP, encoded by the coding sequence GTGCCCCCGACCGCGACCCACCACGCCACCGTCCCCGCCTCCCGCCGCGGCCCCGGCTCGGGAGGCGGCGCCGCTCCCGGTCGGCAGAGCAGGCTGCTCCGCGCCCTGGACCGGGCTGCCCCGGCACTGCTCGGCTATCTCGCGGTGCGGCTGACGGGGCTTCTGGTGCTCGCGCGGTGGGCGCACCTCAAGGGCGAGAGCCTCTGGCCGGCGCTGGCCGCCTCCTGGGACAGCCAGTGGTACCTGGGCATCGCGGACCGCGGTTACCATCACGAGCTGGGCACCGCGCCGAACACCAGCAACCTGGCGTTCTTCCCGCTCTACCCGCTGCTGGTGAGGGCCGTCTCCGCGGTGACGCCGGGCAGCCCCGCCTCGGCGGCCCTGGCCATCGCCGTGGTGGCGTCACTCGCCGCGGCGTGGGGCGTCTTCGCCGTCGGCGACCGGCTGCACGGACGGCGGACCGGAACCGTGCTGGCGGTGCTCTGGGGCGCGATGCCGGTGGCCGTCGTCCAGTGGATGGGCTACACCGAGTCGCTGTTCACGGCGCTGGCGGCCTGGTCGCTGTACGCGGCACTCACCGGCCGCTGGCTCTGGGCGGGCTGGCTCGCGGCCCTCGCCGGGCTCACCCGGCCGACGGGCGTCGCGATCGCAGCGGCGGTGGCGGTGGCCGGGCTGACCGCGTTCGTCCGCACCCGCGGCCGGCGTGCGCTCGCGGGGGCGCTGCTGGCCCCGCTGGGATGGTGCGGCTATGTGGCCTGGGTGGGGCTCCGCCTCGGGCGCTGGGACGGCTACTTCGCCGTGCAGCAGCGGTGGACCAACGTGTGGGACGGCGGAAGGGCGACGCTGGAGGAACTGACCCGGCACCTGGCGTACGACGCGGACCCGCATCTGCTGATGGTGCTCGTCTCCGTGGTCCTGGTGCTGGCCACCGGGCTGTTCCTGCTGTGCCTGGCCGACCGGCAGCCGCTGGTGCTGGTGGTGTTCACCGGTGTGCTGCTGCTCGTCGTCCTCGGCAGCGGTGGCGTCTACTTCCCCCGGGCCCGGTTCCTGCTTCCCGCCTTCCCGCTGCTGCTGCCGGTCGCGCTGGCGGTGGCGCGGGCCCGCAGGGCGGCGGCGCTGCTGGTCCTGGGCGGGGCGGTGCTGTCCTCGGCCTGGCTGGGCGGGCATCTGCTACTGGTGTGGCAGGGGCCGCCCTGA
- a CDS encoding phospho-sugar mutase: MAQDLIAQARTWLAEDPDAETRDELARIIDAGDTAELGARFAGTLQFGTAGLRGELGAGPMRMNRVVVIRAAAGLAAYLKARGHAGGLVVIGYDARHKSADFARDTAAVMTGAGLRAALLPRPLPTPVLAFAIRHLGAVAGVEVTASHNPPRDNGYKVYLGDGAQIVPPADASIAAAIEAVGSIHDLPRPENGWETLGDEVLRSYLERTDAVLSPHSPRTARVVHTALHGVGTDVVLAAWERAGFPAPVLVGEQAEPDPDFPTVAFPNPEEPGAMDLAFAKAREAGPDIVLANDPDADRCAVAVPDGTADGGWRMLRGDEVGVLLGAHLVRKGGSAHASDGASDGASDSASDGTSDGVPAVGASGTFATSIVSSSLLGRIARAAGLGYEETLTGFKWISRAEGLRYGYEEALGYCVDPDGVRDKDGITAALLVAELASELKAEGRTLTDLLDDLAVAHGLHATDQLSVRVEDPGVIAEAMRRLRDKPPAALAGLRVASAEDLSEGSGALPPTDGLRYYLEGEYDARVIVRPSGTEPKLKCYLEVVVPVAGPSGLPAARARAAEVLAAVKRDLARAAGI; encoded by the coding sequence GTGGCGCAGGACCTGATCGCGCAGGCCCGGACCTGGCTGGCCGAGGACCCCGACGCGGAGACCCGGGACGAGCTGGCCCGGATCATCGACGCAGGGGACACGGCGGAGCTGGGCGCCCGGTTCGCCGGGACGCTGCAGTTCGGCACGGCCGGTCTGCGCGGCGAGCTCGGGGCCGGGCCGATGCGGATGAACCGCGTCGTCGTGATCCGCGCGGCAGCCGGGCTGGCCGCGTACCTCAAGGCCCGGGGCCACGCCGGCGGTCTGGTCGTGATCGGCTACGACGCCCGCCACAAGTCGGCGGACTTCGCCCGTGACACCGCCGCCGTGATGACCGGCGCCGGGCTGCGCGCAGCGCTGCTGCCGCGCCCGCTGCCCACACCCGTGCTCGCGTTCGCGATCCGGCACCTGGGCGCCGTCGCCGGTGTCGAGGTCACCGCGAGCCACAACCCGCCGCGCGACAACGGCTACAAGGTCTACCTCGGCGACGGCGCGCAGATCGTGCCCCCGGCCGACGCCTCGATCGCCGCGGCGATCGAGGCGGTCGGCAGCATCCACGACCTGCCGCGTCCCGAGAACGGCTGGGAGACGCTCGGGGACGAGGTCCTGCGGTCCTATCTGGAGCGCACCGACGCGGTCCTCAGCCCGCACTCGCCGCGGACGGCCCGCGTCGTCCACACGGCCCTGCACGGCGTCGGCACCGACGTGGTGCTGGCGGCCTGGGAGCGGGCCGGCTTCCCCGCCCCCGTACTCGTCGGCGAGCAGGCCGAGCCCGACCCGGACTTCCCCACCGTCGCCTTCCCCAACCCGGAGGAGCCGGGCGCGATGGACCTCGCCTTCGCGAAGGCGCGCGAGGCCGGTCCGGACATCGTCCTCGCCAACGACCCCGACGCCGACCGCTGCGCGGTGGCGGTCCCCGACGGGACCGCGGACGGCGGCTGGCGCATGCTCCGCGGCGACGAGGTCGGCGTGCTGCTCGGTGCGCACCTCGTCCGCAAGGGCGGGTCGGCGCACGCTTCGGACGGGGCTTCCGACGGGGCTTCCGACAGCGCGTCGGACGGCACGTCGGACGGCGTCCCGGCGGTGGGGGCGAGCGGCACGTTCGCCACGTCGATCGTGTCCTCGTCGCTGCTCGGCCGGATCGCCCGGGCGGCGGGACTCGGCTACGAGGAGACGCTGACCGGCTTCAAGTGGATCTCCCGGGCGGAGGGCCTGCGGTACGGCTACGAGGAGGCCCTCGGCTACTGCGTCGACCCGGACGGCGTACGCGACAAGGACGGCATCACCGCCGCACTGCTGGTCGCCGAACTGGCCTCGGAACTCAAGGCCGAGGGCCGCACCCTCACGGACCTGCTGGACGACCTCGCCGTCGCCCACGGCCTGCACGCCACGGACCAGCTGTCGGTACGGGTGGAGGATCCGGGCGTCATCGCGGAGGCCATGCGACGGTTGCGGGACAAGCCGCCCGCGGCCCTGGCCGGTCTGCGCGTGGCGTCGGCGGAGGACCTCTCGGAGGGCTCCGGGGCACTGCCGCCCACGGACGGCCTGAGGTACTACCTGGAGGGCGAGTACGACGCCCGGGTCATCGTCCGCCCCAGCGGCACCGAGCCCAAGCTCAAGTGCTACCTGGAGGTCGTGGTGCCGGTCGCCGGGCCGAGCGGGCTGCCGGCCGCGCGGGCCCGTGCCGCCGAGGTCCTCGCGGCCGTCAAGCGGGACCTGGCGCGGGCCGCCGGGATCTGA
- a CDS encoding purine-nucleoside phosphorylase: MNVSLTPDPHAAADAAAARLRELTGADTHDVALVMGSGWAPAVDALGAPEAEFPVTELPGFPPPAVEGHGGKVRSYRIGDKRALVFLGRTHYYEGRGVAAVAHGVRTAVASGCKTVVLTNGCGGLREGMRPGQPVLISDHINLTAASPIAGANFVDLTDLYSPRLRALCKEVDPTLEEGVYVQFPGPHYETPAEINMVRVMGGDLVGMSTVLEAIAAREAGAEVLGISLVTNLAAGLSGEPLNHEEVLQAGRDSAARMGELLTRVLARI, from the coding sequence GTGAACGTTTCCCTTACCCCGGACCCCCATGCCGCCGCCGACGCCGCGGCCGCGCGCCTGCGAGAGCTGACCGGCGCCGACACCCATGACGTCGCCCTGGTGATGGGCTCGGGCTGGGCGCCGGCGGTCGACGCCCTCGGCGCCCCCGAGGCCGAGTTCCCGGTCACCGAGCTGCCCGGCTTCCCGCCCCCGGCGGTCGAGGGCCACGGCGGCAAGGTCCGCTCGTACCGGATCGGCGACAAGCGCGCACTCGTCTTCCTCGGCCGCACGCACTACTACGAGGGCCGGGGCGTCGCCGCCGTGGCGCACGGTGTGCGCACCGCGGTGGCCTCCGGCTGCAAGACCGTCGTCCTGACCAACGGCTGCGGCGGTCTGCGCGAGGGCATGCGGCCCGGGCAGCCGGTCCTGATCAGCGACCACATCAACCTCACCGCCGCGTCCCCGATCGCCGGCGCCAACTTCGTGGACCTGACCGACCTGTACTCGCCGAGGCTGCGGGCGCTGTGCAAGGAGGTGGACCCGACGCTCGAGGAGGGCGTCTACGTCCAGTTCCCAGGCCCGCACTACGAGACCCCCGCCGAGATCAACATGGTCCGGGTGATGGGCGGCGACCTGGTGGGCATGTCCACCGTGCTCGAGGCGATCGCGGCCCGTGAGGCCGGTGCCGAGGTGCTCGGGATCTCCCTGGTCACCAACCTCGCGGCCGGGCTCTCGGGCGAGCCGCTCAACCACGAGGAGGTGCTCCAGGCCGGACGCGACTCCGCGGCCCGGATGGGCGAGCTGCTGACCCGGGTACTGGCCAGGATCTGA
- a CDS encoding gamma-glutamylcyclotransferase, producing the protein MSLYAAYAGNLDARLMTRRAPHSPLRGTGWLNGWRLTFGGEQMGWEGALATIVEAPRSQVFVALYDIAPLDEDSMDRWEGVGLDIYRRMRLRVHTLDGEEPAWVYVLNGYEGGLPSARYLGEIADAAESAGAPHDYVMELRKRPC; encoded by the coding sequence ATGTCGCTCTACGCCGCGTACGCCGGCAACCTCGACGCGCGGCTGATGACCCGCCGCGCACCGCACTCCCCGCTGCGCGGCACGGGCTGGCTCAACGGCTGGCGGCTGACCTTCGGCGGCGAGCAGATGGGCTGGGAAGGGGCGCTGGCCACGATCGTGGAGGCCCCCCGCTCGCAGGTGTTCGTCGCGCTGTACGACATCGCCCCGCTCGACGAGGACTCGATGGACCGCTGGGAGGGCGTCGGGCTCGACATCTACCGGCGCATGCGCCTGCGGGTGCACACGCTGGACGGCGAGGAGCCGGCCTGGGTGTACGTACTGAACGGGTACGAGGGCGGCCTGCCCTCCGCCCGCTACCTCGGCGAGATCGCCGACGCGGCCGAGTCGGCGGGCGCCCCGCACGACTATGTGATGGAGCTGCGCAAGCGTCCTTGCTGA